One genomic window of Verrucomicrobiia bacterium includes the following:
- a CDS encoding archease — protein sequence MAERFEFFEHTADIGAHIYGGTLEELFRNAAAALFEAFGSLQKSGTAGQRSVDLKAGSPEDLLHDWLSELLYEVESNHVLYDDFEFLHLNSQGLKAMLRGGPIDFTRSQTTEEIKAVTYHQLRVEQLPNTSWRATVIFDV from the coding sequence ATGGCTGAGCGGTTCGAGTTTTTTGAGCACACGGCGGACATCGGCGCCCACATTTATGGCGGAACGCTGGAAGAATTGTTCCGCAATGCCGCCGCGGCGCTTTTCGAGGCGTTCGGGTCGCTGCAGAAATCGGGAACTGCCGGCCAACGATCCGTGGACCTAAAAGCTGGTTCACCGGAGGACCTCCTGCACGATTGGCTCTCGGAATTGCTCTACGAAGTGGAATCCAACCACGTCCTCTACGATGATTTTGAATTCCTTCATCTCAATTCCCAGGGTTTGAAAGCCATGCTGCGTGGCGGGCCCATCGACTTCACCCGCTCGCAGACCACCGAAGAAATCAAAGCCGTCACCTACCACCAATTGCGCGTCGAGCAACTGCCCAACACCTCTTGGCGCGCCACCGTGATCTTCGACGTCTGA
- a CDS encoding RNA polymerase sigma factor translates to MDSFIELPIASRQINNGRAMSAAIDEPTDKLLIQSTLAGDDEAFAELVRRHKRKVFGIAARFARNDHELDDICQEIFVKAYQKLNSFRGEAPFEHWVSRIAVHACYDFLRKTRRDRENVSLDGIEIGVRDNVSARDAAEVLQWAMARLSADERLVITLLELEERSVRDTAELTGWSESNVKVRAFRARQALKKILEASHER, encoded by the coding sequence ATGGATTCCTTCATCGAGTTGCCAATCGCATCGCGGCAGATTAATAATGGTCGCGCGATGAGCGCCGCCATCGATGAACCGACGGACAAACTCCTCATTCAGTCCACCCTCGCGGGCGACGATGAGGCGTTCGCGGAGTTGGTGCGGCGGCACAAGCGCAAGGTCTTCGGCATCGCGGCCCGCTTTGCGCGCAACGACCACGAACTCGACGATATTTGCCAGGAGATCTTCGTGAAAGCGTATCAGAAGTTGAACAGCTTCCGCGGTGAGGCCCCGTTCGAGCACTGGGTCTCGCGCATCGCCGTGCACGCCTGTTACGATTTCCTGCGCAAGACCCGGCGTGACCGGGAGAACGTGTCCCTCGACGGAATCGAGATCGGAGTGCGGGACAATGTCAGCGCCCGTGACGCGGCCGAGGTCCTGCAATGGGCGATGGCCCGGCTCTCGGCGGACGAACGACTGGTGATTACGCTGCTGGAGCTAGAGGAAAGGTCCGTGCGCGATACGGCGGAGCTGACGGGTTGGAGCGAGTCGAACGTAAAGGTGCGCGCGTTTCGCGCGCGTCAGGCCCTGAAAAAGATTCTAGAGGCAAGCCATGAACGATGA
- a CDS encoding Spy/CpxP family protein refolding chaperone has translation MKAHTKALIAAGAVAVATVGGFFAFLAHADTTNDVGLSKGRFARRLAQLGVTSDQEAEVKTILHKYQPTVGPLIEQVVAERRALRDAIRAETIDETAIRAQAAKVASLEADLAVQRAHVSHDIRAVLTPGQLQKLKDMQVNVDARIDGFLHRVANRIAAD, from the coding sequence ATGAAGGCACATACAAAAGCATTGATCGCCGCGGGCGCGGTCGCCGTAGCTACAGTGGGCGGCTTCTTCGCGTTCCTCGCGCACGCGGACACCACCAACGACGTGGGCCTCAGCAAGGGTCGTTTCGCACGAAGACTCGCGCAGCTTGGCGTGACGTCCGACCAGGAAGCGGAAGTGAAGACCATCCTCCACAAATACCAGCCAACTGTCGGGCCGCTGATCGAACAGGTCGTGGCCGAGCGGCGCGCATTGCGTGACGCCATCCGCGCGGAGACCATCGATGAGACCGCGATCCGCGCGCAGGCCGCGAAAGTCGCCTCGCTGGAGGCCGACCTGGCGGTGCAGCGCGCCCATGTTTCGCACGACATCCGCGCCGTGCTCACGCCGGGCCAACTGCAAAAACTCAAGGACATGCAGGTCAATGTTGACGCGCGCATTGATGGATTCCTTCATCGAGTTGCCAATCGCATCGCGGCAGATTAA
- the rlmN gene encoding 23S rRNA (adenine(2503)-C(2))-methyltransferase RlmN, with product MSIKADFKSLGREELGQRLRDLGEPAYRADQILQWVYEKRAESFAGMSNLSAPLRQKLADSFTLDAVHALKTRNATDTTEKFLFQLRDHSLIETVLIPATPGLTSSSDRHTVCVSTQVGCAYGCKFCASGLDGIKRNLTAAEIVDQVLQVQKLSGEKVNNIVVMGMGEPLANYDNLMRALRIINAPWGLGVGARKITVSTVGLVPQIKKLADEPMQLRLAVSLHGATDEVREKIMPVNKKYPLKELLDACDYYVNTKKRMMTFEYILIEGVNDSLEQAHKLGAAARRLRAKVNLIPCNPVEGLLWKRPDRDRCKMFQHTLQTHGITSTLRLEKGTDINAACGQLRLQHEQGVKTTRHDEHDG from the coding sequence ATGAGCATCAAAGCAGACTTCAAATCGCTGGGACGCGAGGAACTGGGCCAGCGCCTCCGCGACCTTGGCGAACCGGCGTATCGCGCCGACCAGATTCTGCAATGGGTCTATGAGAAACGGGCCGAGTCGTTCGCGGGGATGAGCAACCTGTCCGCCCCTTTGCGGCAAAAGCTGGCCGACAGCTTTACCTTGGACGCCGTGCACGCGCTCAAGACGCGAAATGCCACCGACACGACGGAAAAATTCCTCTTTCAACTCCGCGACCACTCGCTCATCGAAACCGTACTGATTCCCGCCACCCCCGGGTTGACCAGCAGCAGCGACCGCCACACCGTCTGCGTTTCCACACAGGTCGGCTGCGCGTACGGCTGTAAGTTCTGCGCGAGCGGCCTTGACGGCATCAAGCGCAACCTCACAGCCGCCGAGATCGTAGATCAGGTCTTGCAGGTCCAAAAGCTCAGCGGCGAAAAGGTCAACAACATCGTCGTCATGGGCATGGGCGAACCGCTGGCCAATTACGACAACCTGATGCGTGCGTTACGGATCATCAACGCGCCGTGGGGCCTCGGCGTCGGCGCGCGAAAGATCACGGTGTCCACCGTCGGTCTCGTGCCGCAGATCAAAAAGCTCGCCGACGAACCGATGCAGCTTCGCCTCGCTGTCTCGCTGCATGGTGCGACTGATGAAGTCCGCGAGAAGATCATGCCCGTGAACAAGAAATATCCACTGAAAGAACTCCTCGACGCCTGCGACTACTACGTGAATACGAAGAAGCGCATGATGACATTCGAGTACATCCTCATCGAAGGCGTAAACGATTCCCTCGAGCAGGCGCACAAACTCGGCGCTGCCGCCCGTCGCCTGCGCGCCAAGGTCAACCTCATCCCCTGCAACCCCGTCGAGGGCCTCCTCTGGAAGCGACCCGACCGCGACCGCTGCAAGATGTTCCAGCACACGCTGCAAACGCACGGCATCACGAGCACCCTCCGCCTGGAGAAAGGCACCGACATCAACGCCGCCTGCGGCCAGTTGCGCCTGCAGCATGAGCAGGGCGTTAAGACTACTCGGCATGACGAGCACGACGGTTGA
- a CDS encoding glycosyltransferase family 2 protein, translating into MSVFLFWLALVTLLSVLATAVEFAHGNRSLSHLGSIAPFQGSKPPKVSIVIAARNEVRKIEKALQSILAQDYPNLEFIVVDDRSTDETGTILDRLANKDSRIYVVRIMELPKGWLGKNHAQHFGAERATGDLILFTDADVVMERSVISRAVNYLHHEELDHLAITPHLQMPGLLLGMFGGAFALFFGLYAKPWKARDPKSPRHIGIGAFNLVRAEAYRAIGGHRAIAMRPDDDMKLGKLLKKHGFHQDVVLSDGLITVEWYSSVGELIRGLEKNTFAGVEYNLAIVVASSIAQLVVFVWPLVALVITNGATWWLNLAIVVALAALYMDNAHCHGAKRWHCVGFPVTALLFQYIIWRATLKTLWNNGIDWRGTHYSLPELKANKI; encoded by the coding sequence GTGTCAGTATTCTTATTTTGGCTCGCACTGGTAACGCTCCTCTCGGTGTTGGCGACGGCCGTCGAGTTTGCCCATGGCAACCGTTCGTTGTCGCACCTGGGGTCTATCGCGCCATTTCAAGGCAGCAAGCCGCCGAAGGTTTCGATCGTCATCGCCGCCCGCAACGAAGTGCGCAAGATCGAGAAGGCATTGCAATCCATCCTCGCGCAGGACTACCCAAACCTTGAATTCATCGTCGTCGATGATCGTTCCACGGACGAAACCGGAACGATTCTCGACCGCCTGGCGAACAAGGACTCGCGCATATATGTCGTTCGCATTATGGAATTGCCCAAAGGCTGGCTCGGCAAGAATCACGCCCAGCATTTTGGGGCGGAACGCGCGACGGGCGACTTGATTCTCTTTACGGATGCCGATGTGGTGATGGAACGTTCGGTCATCAGCCGCGCTGTCAACTACCTGCACCACGAAGAACTCGACCACCTGGCCATCACACCGCACCTGCAAATGCCTGGCCTCTTGCTGGGCATGTTCGGCGGAGCGTTCGCTCTGTTCTTCGGTCTGTACGCCAAACCGTGGAAAGCGCGTGATCCAAAAAGCCCGCGGCATATCGGCATCGGCGCATTCAACCTCGTGCGTGCTGAAGCCTACCGCGCCATCGGCGGTCATCGGGCAATCGCGATGCGGCCGGACGATGACATGAAACTCGGCAAGCTGCTCAAGAAACACGGTTTCCATCAGGACGTCGTTCTTAGCGACGGGCTCATCACAGTTGAATGGTACAGTTCGGTGGGTGAATTGATTCGTGGCCTGGAAAAGAACACCTTCGCGGGCGTCGAATACAATCTTGCTATCGTCGTGGCTTCCAGCATCGCTCAACTCGTCGTGTTTGTCTGGCCGCTTGTGGCGTTGGTGATCACTAACGGCGCGACCTGGTGGCTGAACCTCGCGATCGTCGTCGCGCTCGCAGCGCTGTACATGGACAACGCGCATTGTCACGGGGCGAAACGCTGGCATTGCGTGGGCTTCCCGGTTACGGCATTGTTGTTTCAGTACATTATCTGGCGCGCCACGCTGAAAACGCTGTGGAACAATGGGATTGACTGGCGTGGTACGCATTATTCGTTGCCGGAACTTAAGGCCAACAAAATATGA
- a CDS encoding ankyrin repeat domain-containing protein yields MPSSFEIVILGEDDYQKEYEKAFAKVEYTSALTKEMHEAEFDQFDGSLRQALSKLWKDDPRGKQHDFEVMDDWGGTWHHCGGIYSARICCPEYVQTVIQVISSLPSKELWTYQTACESSETGGIEFGQFFIRDGKMYVPDDGNNYAGCFDTGTTKFIQRASPLSIHEAAERGDLATVRKQIGNDHTLIEARGPVGVTPLRCAAGEGRSDVVKFLLTRGAKVNVRDGLGWSPLHLAAGRNGSKKIARLLMDRGAEVDAKNNQSETALHKAALHNQAAVANLLLARGADVNARDDSGRTPIFLAAWTNAKRVAAILLKNGSQINVRDHRGVTPLHWAAKNGSGATAALFLASGAQVNAADEDGITPLYEANREGRIELVRLLLEYEADANMGTTAGVTPLHIAALHGNGALAELLLAHRANVNARAREGSTPLHDAAQYNHVDVGGILIAHGADTNARDENGKSPLQVALESESHRVAALLSNGQTD; encoded by the coding sequence ATGCCATCAAGCTTTGAAATAGTCATTCTCGGCGAAGACGACTATCAGAAGGAATACGAGAAGGCGTTCGCCAAGGTCGAATACACTTCCGCGCTCACCAAGGAGATGCACGAAGCTGAATTTGATCAGTTTGATGGTTCACTTCGACAGGCACTCTCCAAGCTCTGGAAAGACGATCCCCGCGGCAAGCAGCATGACTTTGAAGTTATGGACGATTGGGGTGGGACTTGGCACCATTGCGGTGGCATATATTCCGCACGCATCTGTTGCCCAGAGTACGTCCAGACTGTCATCCAGGTCATTTCCTCTCTCCCCAGTAAAGAACTGTGGACGTATCAAACTGCCTGCGAGTCCTCGGAAACCGGCGGTATCGAATTTGGCCAGTTCTTCATCCGCGACGGCAAGATGTATGTCCCCGACGATGGTAATAATTACGCAGGGTGTTTCGACACAGGAACAACAAAGTTCATTCAGCGGGCCAGTCCACTATCGATCCACGAGGCCGCTGAACGCGGCGATCTTGCCACCGTGCGAAAACAGATTGGTAATGACCACACGTTGATCGAAGCCAGAGGTCCCGTTGGTGTGACACCTCTGCGCTGCGCAGCCGGGGAAGGTCGAAGTGATGTCGTGAAGTTTCTCCTCACACGCGGGGCAAAAGTGAATGTTCGTGATGGTCTTGGTTGGTCGCCCCTCCACCTAGCCGCTGGTCGAAATGGCTCAAAAAAAATCGCTCGATTGTTGATGGATAGAGGAGCCGAAGTCGATGCGAAGAATAACCAAAGCGAGACCGCCTTACACAAGGCAGCTCTCCACAACCAAGCAGCTGTCGCGAACCTCTTGCTGGCACGCGGAGCTGATGTGAACGCCCGAGATGATTCAGGGCGAACGCCGATCTTCCTTGCCGCGTGGACAAATGCCAAGAGGGTGGCGGCAATCCTTCTCAAGAACGGATCACAGATTAACGTCAGAGATCATCGGGGCGTCACACCGCTCCATTGGGCGGCGAAGAATGGTAGTGGTGCCACGGCGGCACTATTCTTGGCGAGTGGTGCTCAGGTTAACGCTGCGGATGAGGATGGGATAACCCCTCTTTATGAAGCAAATCGTGAAGGTCGCATCGAACTGGTTCGTCTGCTCCTAGAATATGAAGCCGATGCCAACATGGGGACAACGGCAGGCGTTACGCCACTCCATATCGCAGCCCTCCACGGTAATGGCGCCCTCGCAGAACTCCTGCTCGCGCACCGTGCCAATGTCAATGCGCGAGCACGAGAAGGCTCGACTCCGCTGCATGATGCGGCACAGTATAATCACGTGGACGTTGGTGGAATCCTGATTGCCCATGGTGCAGATACCAACGCCAGAGACGAAAACGGAAAGTCGCCCCTTCAGGTGGCTCTCGAATCTGAATCCCATCGAGTTGCGGCGTTACTTTCCAACGGACAGACCGATTGA
- the gyrA gene encoding DNA gyrase subunit A, with protein sequence MYAQNEKVTPVNISEQMQQAYIDYSMSVIVGRALPDARDGLKPSNRRVLYAMRQIGLLHNRSYSKCAKVVGEVLGKYHPHGDASVYDTLVRMAQDFAMRYPLIDGQGNFGSIDGDPAAAYRYTECRLKEIAEELLADLDKDTVNFQPNFDEKEVEPVVLPARIPNLLVNGSTGIAVGMATNIPPHNLTEIIDACCALIDNPETDVKDVAKFVKGADFPTGGLICGKQGIKDYLLTGRGSLKIRGRIGVEEVKGGKERLIISEIPYNVNKASLIERTAQLVNEKKLDGISDIRDESNKDGIRVVIELKRDAIPKVVINNLYKHTQLEDSFGVIMLAIDHGRPRIMNIKQMIECYIAHRREVITRRTKFELQKAEERAHILEGFRIALDNIDAVVKIIRNADDREDAKKKLIDKFKLSEVQCNAILEMRLYQLTGLERDKIEEEYLAIIKSIEYLKSLLASEKKLMAVVKTELLEVKEKYGDARRTDIVADEGEINIEDLIVNEACIVTISHQGYIKRTAVSAYRSQRRGGKGVMGMEQREEDFIEHLFTCSTHDYIMFFTEEGRVYVEKVYELPEMGRAAKGKSLANFLQLRPEEKVSALIRVKEFTDKQYLFMATKVGIVKKTNLGEYANPRKGGVIGIKIEQGDRLIGVKLTSGNNEIVLVTKDGMSIRFHEDEARDMGRASVGNWGIRPEKGDYVIGVEIVDTNATLLVAGEHGIGKRTPFDEYRVQSRGGKGIITMKTTDKVGSVVGALSVTDTDEIMLSTSQGQTVRTSCKDIRIAGRNTQGVKLIDLNQGDKLVAIARVISEQQEQEAESAEADKSNKK encoded by the coding sequence ATGTACGCTCAAAACGAAAAGGTCACGCCGGTCAACATCAGCGAGCAGATGCAGCAGGCCTACATCGATTACTCGATGTCGGTCATAGTCGGGCGTGCCCTGCCGGATGCGCGCGACGGCTTGAAACCCTCCAATCGACGCGTGCTCTACGCGATGCGTCAAATCGGCTTGTTGCATAACCGCTCCTACTCCAAGTGCGCCAAGGTTGTCGGTGAAGTGCTCGGCAAGTATCACCCGCACGGCGATGCCAGCGTTTACGACACGCTCGTCCGCATGGCGCAGGATTTTGCGATGCGTTATCCGCTCATCGACGGTCAGGGTAACTTCGGCTCGATCGATGGCGATCCCGCCGCAGCCTACCGCTATACCGAATGCCGCCTCAAGGAGATCGCGGAAGAATTGCTCGCCGACCTCGACAAGGACACGGTCAATTTTCAACCCAATTTTGACGAGAAGGAAGTGGAACCGGTTGTCCTACCCGCGCGCATCCCGAATCTCTTGGTCAACGGCAGCACGGGCATTGCGGTCGGTATGGCCACGAATATTCCGCCGCACAATCTCACCGAAATCATCGACGCCTGTTGCGCACTGATCGACAACCCGGAGACCGACGTCAAGGATGTGGCAAAATTCGTCAAGGGCGCCGATTTCCCGACGGGGGGTCTTATCTGTGGCAAGCAGGGCATCAAGGACTACCTGCTCACCGGCCGCGGCAGCCTTAAAATTCGTGGTCGCATCGGCGTCGAGGAGGTCAAGGGCGGTAAAGAGCGCCTGATCATTTCCGAGATCCCGTACAACGTCAACAAGGCCTCGCTCATCGAGCGCACCGCGCAACTCGTCAACGAGAAGAAGCTCGATGGCATCAGCGACATTCGTGACGAATCCAACAAGGACGGCATCCGCGTCGTCATCGAGTTGAAGCGCGACGCCATCCCGAAGGTCGTCATCAACAACCTCTATAAGCACACGCAACTCGAGGACAGCTTCGGCGTCATCATGCTTGCGATCGACCACGGTCGGCCGCGGATCATGAATATCAAGCAGATGATCGAGTGCTATATCGCACATCGCCGTGAAGTCATTACCCGGCGCACGAAGTTCGAATTGCAGAAGGCCGAGGAGCGCGCCCACATTCTCGAAGGTTTCCGCATCGCGCTCGATAATATCGACGCCGTCGTTAAGATCATCCGTAACGCCGACGACCGTGAGGACGCGAAGAAGAAATTGATCGACAAGTTCAAGCTGTCCGAGGTCCAGTGCAATGCGATCCTCGAGATGCGCCTCTACCAGCTCACCGGACTCGAACGCGACAAGATCGAGGAAGAGTACCTCGCGATCATCAAGAGTATCGAATACTTGAAGAGCCTGTTGGCCAGCGAGAAAAAGCTTATGGCCGTCGTGAAGACCGAGCTGCTCGAAGTCAAAGAGAAATATGGTGACGCGCGGCGCACCGACATTGTGGCTGACGAAGGCGAGATCAACATCGAAGACCTCATCGTCAATGAAGCTTGTATCGTCACCATCTCGCACCAGGGTTACATCAAGCGCACCGCTGTCAGCGCCTACCGCTCGCAACGTCGCGGTGGTAAGGGCGTGATGGGCATGGAACAACGCGAAGAGGACTTCATCGAACACCTCTTCACCTGCTCCACTCACGATTACATTATGTTCTTTACAGAGGAAGGACGTGTGTACGTCGAGAAAGTGTACGAGTTGCCCGAGATGGGACGCGCCGCGAAAGGCAAGAGCCTCGCGAATTTCCTCCAACTTCGTCCTGAGGAAAAAGTCTCCGCGCTTATTCGCGTCAAGGAGTTCACCGACAAACAGTATCTCTTCATGGCGACCAAGGTCGGGATCGTGAAGAAGACCAACCTGGGCGAATACGCCAATCCGCGCAAGGGTGGCGTCATCGGCATCAAGATCGAACAGGGCGACCGCCTGATCGGCGTGAAACTCACAAGCGGCAATAATGAAATCGTACTCGTCACGAAAGACGGCATGAGCATCCGATTCCACGAAGATGAAGCTCGCGACATGGGCCGCGCTTCCGTCGGCAACTGGGGCATCCGCCCGGAGAAGGGTGACTACGTTATTGGCGTTGAAATCGTCGATACGAATGCCACGCTCCTCGTCGCCGGCGAACACGGCATCGGCAAGCGCACCCCATTTGACGAATATCGCGTTCAGTCCCGCGGTGGTAAGGGCATCATCACCATGAAGACGACTGACAAGGTCGGCAGCGTGGTCGGTGCTCTTAGCGTCACCGACACCGATGAGATCATGCTCTCCACCTCTCAGGGCCAGACCGTCCGCACCAGTTGCAAGGACATCCGGATCGCGGGTAGAAATACCCAGGGCGTCAAACTCATCGACCTCAATCAGGGCGACAAACTGGTCGCCATCGCCCGCGTCATCAGCGAACAGCAGGAACAAGAAGCGGAATCAGCGGAAGCCGATAAGAGCAACAAGAAGTAG